The proteins below come from a single Triticum aestivum cultivar Chinese Spring chromosome 5D, IWGSC CS RefSeq v2.1, whole genome shotgun sequence genomic window:
- the LOC123121384 gene encoding uncharacterized protein isoform X2, with protein sequence MSVALHNHGKSRSKTRPRRRRRTALDVPGESAPHCRTAGRRRTKRGRRRKLAAREGGGAMAQAAPGRTLLLVNLAAIMERADEALLPAVYREVGAALHATPMGLGALTLYRSFVQAACYPLAAYAAVRYNRAHVIAVGAFLWAAATFLVAVSGTFAQVAVARGLNGIGLALVTPAIQSLVADYTDDNTRGSAFGWLQLTGNIGSVIGGLFSIMLASTTIVGIAGWRIAFHIVALISVMVGALVYLFAVDPHFCNGENDEQLVRKSAWAEMKGLVAEAKAVVKIPSFQIIVAQGVTGSFPWSALSFAPMWLELMGFTHNKTGLLMAIFALASSLGGLFGGKMGDYLSVHYPDSGRIVLSQISSGSALPLAALLLLGLPDDSSTGVLHGLVMFIMGLSISWNGPATNRDRS encoded by the exons ATGTCAGTCGCTCTCCATAACCACGGGAAAAGTCGTTCGAAAACGCGCCCGCGAAGGAGACGACGCACCGCCCTCGACGTTCCCGGGGAAAGCGCACCGCACTGCCGCACCGCTGGCAGGCGAAGGACCAAAAGAGGCCGCCGACGGAAGCTCGCTGCGCGGGAGGGAGGGGGCGCTATGGCGCAGGCGGCGCCGGGGCGGACGCTGCTGCTGGTGAACCTGGCGGCCATCATGGAGCgcgccgacgaggcgctgctgccggcggtgtaccgggaggtGGGCGCCGCGCTGCACGCCACGCCCATGGGGCTCGGCGCGCTCACCCTGTACCGCTCCTTCGTGCAGGCCGCGTGCTACCCGCTCGCCGCCTACGCCGCCGTGCGCTACAACCGCGCCCACGTCATCGCCGTGGGGGCCTTCCTCtgggccgccgccaccttcctcgtcGCCGTCTCCGGCACCTTCGCCCAG GTAGCAGTAGCTAGGGGATTGAATGGCATTGGTCTAGCACTCGTCACTCCCGCTATCCAATCTCTAGTGGCAGACTACACTGATGATAATACGCGGGGTTCTGCGTTTGGATGGCTTCAACTTACAGGCAACATAGGTTCAGTGATTGGAGGCTTGTTCTCTATCATGCTAGCATCGACCACAATCGTGGGTATCGCCGGCTGGCGTATCGCATTTCACATTGTTGCGCTCATCAGTGTGATGGTCGGGGCGTTGGTCTATCTATTTGCAGTGGACCCTCATTTCTGCAACGGTGAGAATGATGAGCAGCTCGTGCGCAAGTCGGCGTGGGCAGAGATGAAGGGTTTGGTTGCAGAAGCCAAGGCTGTCGTGAAGATACCATCGTTTCAGATCATCGTGGCTCAGGGTGTCACAGGGTCATTCCCATGGTCGGCATTGTCATTTGCCCCAATGTGGTTGGAGCTGATGGGCTTTACACACAACAAAACAGGACTTCTCATGGCAATATTTGCATTGGCAAGCTCACTTGGAGGGCTCTTCGGTGGAAAGATGGGGGATTATCTCTCTGTTCACTACCCGGATTCTGGCAGGATAGTGCTGTCTCAAATAAGCTCGGGTTCTGCACTCCCGCTTGCAGCTTTGTTGCTGCTTGGACTACCTGATGACTCATCTACCGGTGTCTTGCACGGACTTGTTATGTTTATCATGGGGCTAAGCATCTCCTGGAATGGCCCTGCTACTAACAG AGATCGTTCCTGA
- the LOC123121384 gene encoding uncharacterized protein isoform X1, with protein MSVALHNHGKSRSKTRPRRRRRTALDVPGESAPHCRTAGRRRTKRGRRRKLAAREGGGAMAQAAPGRTLLLVNLAAIMERADEALLPAVYREVGAALHATPMGLGALTLYRSFVQAACYPLAAYAAVRYNRAHVIAVGAFLWAAATFLVAVSGTFAQVAVARGLNGIGLALVTPAIQSLVADYTDDNTRGSAFGWLQLTGNIGSVIGGLFSIMLASTTIVGIAGWRIAFHIVALISVMVGALVYLFAVDPHFCNGENDEQLVRKSAWAEMKGLVAEAKAVVKIPSFQIIVAQGVTGSFPWSALSFAPMWLELMGFTHNKTGLLMAIFALASSLGGLFGGKMGDYLSVHYPDSGRIVLSQISSGSALPLAALLLLGLPDDSSTGVLHGLVMFIMGLSISWNGPATNSPIFAEIVPERSRASIYALDRSFESVLASFAPPVVGFLAEHAYGYNPISYGAAVSSLARDRSNAAALAKALYTAIAIPMLMCCFIYSLLYRTYPRDRERARMHSLITSELQHIELERCHGVGDFYAGREDATVIDIEYGEEELDANDDEKALMHHQVEW; from the exons ATGTCAGTCGCTCTCCATAACCACGGGAAAAGTCGTTCGAAAACGCGCCCGCGAAGGAGACGACGCACCGCCCTCGACGTTCCCGGGGAAAGCGCACCGCACTGCCGCACCGCTGGCAGGCGAAGGACCAAAAGAGGCCGCCGACGGAAGCTCGCTGCGCGGGAGGGAGGGGGCGCTATGGCGCAGGCGGCGCCGGGGCGGACGCTGCTGCTGGTGAACCTGGCGGCCATCATGGAGCgcgccgacgaggcgctgctgccggcggtgtaccgggaggtGGGCGCCGCGCTGCACGCCACGCCCATGGGGCTCGGCGCGCTCACCCTGTACCGCTCCTTCGTGCAGGCCGCGTGCTACCCGCTCGCCGCCTACGCCGCCGTGCGCTACAACCGCGCCCACGTCATCGCCGTGGGGGCCTTCCTCtgggccgccgccaccttcctcgtcGCCGTCTCCGGCACCTTCGCCCAG GTAGCAGTAGCTAGGGGATTGAATGGCATTGGTCTAGCACTCGTCACTCCCGCTATCCAATCTCTAGTGGCAGACTACACTGATGATAATACGCGGGGTTCTGCGTTTGGATGGCTTCAACTTACAGGCAACATAGGTTCAGTGATTGGAGGCTTGTTCTCTATCATGCTAGCATCGACCACAATCGTGGGTATCGCCGGCTGGCGTATCGCATTTCACATTGTTGCGCTCATCAGTGTGATGGTCGGGGCGTTGGTCTATCTATTTGCAGTGGACCCTCATTTCTGCAACGGTGAGAATGATGAGCAGCTCGTGCGCAAGTCGGCGTGGGCAGAGATGAAGGGTTTGGTTGCAGAAGCCAAGGCTGTCGTGAAGATACCATCGTTTCAGATCATCGTGGCTCAGGGTGTCACAGGGTCATTCCCATGGTCGGCATTGTCATTTGCCCCAATGTGGTTGGAGCTGATGGGCTTTACACACAACAAAACAGGACTTCTCATGGCAATATTTGCATTGGCAAGCTCACTTGGAGGGCTCTTCGGTGGAAAGATGGGGGATTATCTCTCTGTTCACTACCCGGATTCTGGCAGGATAGTGCTGTCTCAAATAAGCTCGGGTTCTGCACTCCCGCTTGCAGCTTTGTTGCTGCTTGGACTACCTGATGACTCATCTACCGGTGTCTTGCACGGACTTGTTATGTTTATCATGGGGCTAAGCATCTCCTGGAATGGCCCTGCTACTAACAG CCCCATATTTGCAGAGATCGTTCCTGAGAGATCAAGGGCAAGTATCTACGCGTTGGACCGTTCCTTCGAGTCGGTCCTAGCCTCATTTGCTCCACCAGTCGTCGGCTTTTTAGCCGAGCATGCATACGGCTACAACCCTATCTCATATGGGGCTGCAGTGAGCAGTCTTGCGAGGGACAGGTCCAATGCCGCAGCGCTAGCGAAAGCTCTTTACACGGCGATTGCCATCCCGATGCTGATGTGCTGCTTCATCTACTCGCTGTTGTACCGGACATACCCGCGCGACAGGGAGAGAGCAAGAATGCACTCTCTTATCACATCGGAGTTGCAGCATATCGAGCTGGAAAGGTGTCATGGAGTAGGAGACTTCTACGCGGGAAGGGAGGATGCCACTGTGATCGATATTGAGTATGGTGAGGAAGAGCTTGATGCTAATGACGATGAAAAAGCGTTGATGCATCACCAAGTTGAATGGTAG
- the LOC123121384 gene encoding uncharacterized protein isoform X3 produces MSVALHNHGKSRSKTRPRRRRRTALDVPGESAPHCRTAGRRRTKRGRRRKLAAREGGGAMAQAAPGRTLLLVNLAAIMERADEALLPAVYREVGAALHATPMGLGALTLYRSFVQAACYPLAAYAAVRYNRAHVIAVGAFLWAAATFLVAVSGTFAQVKYICMKTCFFGQVAVARGLNGIGLALVTPAIQSLVADYTDDNTRGSAFGWLQLTGNIGSVIGGLFSIMLASTTIVGIAGWRIAFHIVALISVMVGALVYLFAVDPHFCNGENDEQLVRKSAWAEMKGLVAEAKAVVKIPSFQIIVAQGVTGSFPWSALSFAPMWLELMGFTHNKTGLLMAIFALASSLGGLFGGKMGDYLSVHYPDSGRIVLSQISSGSALPLAALLLLGLPDDSSTGVLHGLVMFIMGLSISWNGPATNSPIFAEIVPERSRASIYALDRSFESVLASFAPPVVGFLAEHAYGYNPISYGAAVSSLARDRSNAAALAKALYTAIAIPMLMCCFIYSLLYRTYPRDRERARMHSLITSELQHIELERCHGVGDFYAGREDATVIDIEYGEEELDANDDEKALMHHQVEW; encoded by the exons ATGTCAGTCGCTCTCCATAACCACGGGAAAAGTCGTTCGAAAACGCGCCCGCGAAGGAGACGACGCACCGCCCTCGACGTTCCCGGGGAAAGCGCACCGCACTGCCGCACCGCTGGCAGGCGAAGGACCAAAAGAGGCCGCCGACGGAAGCTCGCTGCGCGGGAGGGAGGGGGCGCTATGGCGCAGGCGGCGCCGGGGCGGACGCTGCTGCTGGTGAACCTGGCGGCCATCATGGAGCgcgccgacgaggcgctgctgccggcggtgtaccgggaggtGGGCGCCGCGCTGCACGCCACGCCCATGGGGCTCGGCGCGCTCACCCTGTACCGCTCCTTCGTGCAGGCCGCGTGCTACCCGCTCGCCGCCTACGCCGCCGTGCGCTACAACCGCGCCCACGTCATCGCCGTGGGGGCCTTCCTCtgggccgccgccaccttcctcgtcGCCGTCTCCGGCACCTTCGCCCAGGTCA AATATATTTGCATGAAAACATGCTTCTTTGGGCAGGTAGCAGTAGCTAGGGGATTGAATGGCATTGGTCTAGCACTCGTCACTCCCGCTATCCAATCTCTAGTGGCAGACTACACTGATGATAATACGCGGGGTTCTGCGTTTGGATGGCTTCAACTTACAGGCAACATAGGTTCAGTGATTGGAGGCTTGTTCTCTATCATGCTAGCATCGACCACAATCGTGGGTATCGCCGGCTGGCGTATCGCATTTCACATTGTTGCGCTCATCAGTGTGATGGTCGGGGCGTTGGTCTATCTATTTGCAGTGGACCCTCATTTCTGCAACGGTGAGAATGATGAGCAGCTCGTGCGCAAGTCGGCGTGGGCAGAGATGAAGGGTTTGGTTGCAGAAGCCAAGGCTGTCGTGAAGATACCATCGTTTCAGATCATCGTGGCTCAGGGTGTCACAGGGTCATTCCCATGGTCGGCATTGTCATTTGCCCCAATGTGGTTGGAGCTGATGGGCTTTACACACAACAAAACAGGACTTCTCATGGCAATATTTGCATTGGCAAGCTCACTTGGAGGGCTCTTCGGTGGAAAGATGGGGGATTATCTCTCTGTTCACTACCCGGATTCTGGCAGGATAGTGCTGTCTCAAATAAGCTCGGGTTCTGCACTCCCGCTTGCAGCTTTGTTGCTGCTTGGACTACCTGATGACTCATCTACCGGTGTCTTGCACGGACTTGTTATGTTTATCATGGGGCTAAGCATCTCCTGGAATGGCCCTGCTACTAACAG CCCCATATTTGCAGAGATCGTTCCTGAGAGATCAAGGGCAAGTATCTACGCGTTGGACCGTTCCTTCGAGTCGGTCCTAGCCTCATTTGCTCCACCAGTCGTCGGCTTTTTAGCCGAGCATGCATACGGCTACAACCCTATCTCATATGGGGCTGCAGTGAGCAGTCTTGCGAGGGACAGGTCCAATGCCGCAGCGCTAGCGAAAGCTCTTTACACGGCGATTGCCATCCCGATGCTGATGTGCTGCTTCATCTACTCGCTGTTGTACCGGACATACCCGCGCGACAGGGAGAGAGCAAGAATGCACTCTCTTATCACATCGGAGTTGCAGCATATCGAGCTGGAAAGGTGTCATGGAGTAGGAGACTTCTACGCGGGAAGGGAGGATGCCACTGTGATCGATATTGAGTATGGTGAGGAAGAGCTTGATGCTAATGACGATGAAAAAGCGTTGATGCATCACCAAGTTGAATGGTAG
- the LOC123124741 gene encoding uncharacterized protein produces MTGPPHRDQERDRRRTLLLVSLASIMERADEALLPAVYREIGAAMHADPTWLGSLTLCRSIVQAACYPLAAYAAARHNRARVIAVGAFLWAAATFLVGVSETFLQVAISRGLNGIGLALVVPSIQSLVADSTDDGTRGSAFGWLQLASCIGLIAGGFVGLLLAQTTVLGIAGWRIAFHLVAAISVAVGALNWFFSVDPHFPTGDAAASPGGDEKPAVRQVVEEMIAEAKFVVQVPTFQIFVAQGVSGSFPWSALSSFASMWLELIGFSHRETAVLMTIFWVASSLGGLIGGKLGDLLALRYPDAGRIVLSQISAGSAVPLAAVLLRGLPDDPSTGVIHGVVLFVMGVFISWNGPATNFPIFAEIVPEKSRTSIYALDRSFETVLSSFAPPIVGILAQRVYGYRPDDKGTSTQLDRENAASLAKALYTAIAIPFTVCAAIYSFLYCSYPRDRDRARMQSLAESEMQQVEHEGSRLEGGDGDGGSIVHGLKEESPEAEKDTAKLLSDVEQGR; encoded by the exons ATGACGGGGCCGCCGCACCGGGACCAGGAGCGGGACCGGCGCCGGACGCTGCTGCTGGTGAGCCTGGCGTCCATCATGGAGCGCGCCGACGAGGCGCTGCTCCCGGCGGTGTACCGCGAGATCGGCGCCGCCATGCACGCCGACCCCACCTGGCTCGGCTCCCTCACGCTGTGCCGCTCCATCGTGCAGGCCGCGTGCTACCCGCTCGCCGCCTACGCCGCCGCACGGCACAACCGCGCCCGCGTCATCGCCGTGGGGGCATTCCTCtgggccgccgccaccttcctcgtcGGCGTCTCCGAAACCTTCCTCCAG GTAGCAATCTCGAGGGGACTGAATGGCATCGGCCTCGCGCTCGTGGTACCATCGATCCAGTCACTGGTCGCCGACTCCACGGACGACGGCACGCGCGGCTCGGCGTTCGGCTGGCTGCAGCTCGCAAGCTGCATCGGGCTCATCGCCGGCGGCTTCGTCGGCCTGCTGCTGGCGCAGACCACGGTCCTCGGGATCGCCGGCTGGCGCATCGCCTTCCACCTCGTGGCGGCCATCAGCGTCGCCGTTGGTGCCCTCAACTGGTTCTTCTCCGTGGACCCCCATTTCCCCACGGGCGACGCGGCTGCCAGCCCAGGCGGCGACGAGAAGCCCGCCGTGCGGCAGGTGGTGGAGGAGATGATCGCGGAGGCCAAGTTCGTGGTGCAGGTCCCGACGTTCCAGATCTTCGTGGCGCAGGGCGTCAGCGGCTCGTTCCCGTGGTCCGCGCTCTCCTCCTTCGCGTCCATGTGGCTCGAGCTCATCGGGTTCAGCCACCGGGAGACAGCCGTGCTCATGACCATCTTCTGGGTCGCGAGCTCCCTCGGCGGCCTCATCGGGGGCAAGCTGGGCGACCTCCTCGCCCTGCGGTACCCGGACGCCGGGAGGATCGTCCTGTCGCAGATCAGCGCCGGCTCGGCCGTGCCCCTTGCCGCCGTGCTGCTCAGGGGGCTCCCCGATGACCCGTCCACCGGCGTCATCCACGGCGTCGTCCTGTTCGTCATGGGCGTGTTCATCTCCTGGAACGGCCCTGCTACAAACTT CCCAATTTTTGCGGAGATCGTGCCGGAGAAATCAAGAACGAGCATCTACGCGCTCGACAGGTCGTTCGAGACGGTGCTGTCATCGTTCGCGCCGCCGATCGTCGGCATCCTGGCGCAGCGCGTGTATGGGTACAGGCCGGACGACAAGGGGACAAGCACCCAGCTGGACCGGGAGAACGCGGCGTCGCTGGCCAAGGCGCTGTACACGGCCATCGCGATACCGTTCACGGTGTGCGCCGCCATATACTCCTTCCTGTACTGCAGCTATCCCCGGGACAGGGACCGTGCCCGGATGCAGTCGCTGGCGGAGTCGGAGATGCAGCAGGTGGAGCACGAGGGTTCTCGCTTGGAAGGCGGCGATGGAGATGGAGGATCTATCGTTCATGGTTTGAAGGAGGAGTCGCCGGAGGCTGAGAAGGATACCGCGAAACTGTTATCGGACGTTGAGCAAGGTAGATGA